The following nucleotide sequence is from Pseudobutyrivibrio ruminis HUN009.
CATCATTACAATTAGTATTATAATGCGCCTACCATTTCAAAAACTTGCACAAACCCGCTATAAAGTGATACTATTCTATCATTATAGGAGATAGACACATGATTAATATTAACGATTATCAGTCCATACATGAGGTTACTAGCCACTTTGACTACAACATTCCATACAACACATATCCTTGTACTATTCCGCTGGATTTTGATTCGGTGCCACTGCACTGGCATGAGGATGCCGAATTTATCTATATAAAAAAGGGGGCTGGAATCATTATCATCGACGGAAATGAGAACACTGTAGCTGCCGGGGATATTGCCTTTATACTGCCAGGCAAGGTCCACGGTATTTATCAGCTTTCGGATAATTCTATGGAATACGAAAATATCATTTTTGATTCAAAGATGTTCGCCTCTAACTTAGACGAATTCTATGACAGATTTCTCAAGCCATTTTTCGAGAACACCGTGGATATTCCCCAAGTTTTTAGGCCTGGTGTCACCGGATATGAAAGTATAAAGAAATATCTGGATAGCAACGACAACATCTCCAGCCACAGAGAAGGGGCATGGGGCCTTGCCATCAAAGGCAATCTCTATCTGCTTCTTTTTAATTTAGTAACGCTTTATGAAGATAAGATTGATACAAAGAATAAGAAGAAAATCGACAAGCTAAAGCCTGTCATCAAATATGTAGAATTGAATTATGGTAATCAAATCACCGTTGCTGAAATGGCAGATTTAGCAGGATTTTCCGAGTCCCATTTTATGCGATTTTTCAAGGAAGCCTTCGGCGTAAGCTTCATCACATATCTAAACGACTACAGACTTTCCATGGCCTCCCGCTTGCTTTTAGAATCAGAGGAGACAATCCTTACCATATCCCAGCAGGTGGGCTTTGAAAACCTCTCCCACTTCAACCGTCAGTTCAAACGCAAATACAATAAAACTCCCAGAGAATACAAAAAAGCATAGCAGCCTAAACTGCTATGCTTTATCTTTTCATTTCTAATTAATACCAACCGTAGGAATCGTAAGCTTCATCCTCGTAGTAATAATCGTCATAATCGTAATAGTCATCATAATAATCATCATAATAGTAGCTATCATCGTAGTAGCTATCATATCCGTACAATCCAAGAACCAACGAATAGATAGCTTCATCATCGCCAGACTTTAATGTCTCGCTGATTGTCTTGAGAACTTCTACGTATTCGCTTGGCACCTTTGCTGCCTCAAGGTTGCTAACTGTTGATGACAAATCAACGATTTTGAGAAGATCAATCATCTCTTCTCCATCCATGTTTTCAAGGTCGTAAACTGTTCCGGCCTTTGCCATATCTGGCACATCTTCCATTGAATATGAAAGATTTACCTGAAGAAGTGAATCGTTGTCTGCCATGACGTTCATGTCGATTTTACCAGTAGTGCCTTCTGTCTGAACAACGAAATCGTACTGAGCAAGTGCAAGGAATTGCATGTCATCCTCATAGATTGACTCTGTCATTCCTTCTCCAAGTGTAACAAGGAACTCTGCGTTAACACCACGTGTTTTGCTGTATGTCTTCTGGTCGAAGTTCTTAACCTCAACTGTAAAGTACTCTTCGTCATCTAATGCAACAGTGTATGTACCGTTTAAGAACTCATCCTGTGATGTGCCCTTACCATCAATTGTAAGTGCCTCGCCTTCAGTATTAACAATCTTTAGCTTAAGACCTGAATCAGCGCCATCTTCTGGCATGTATAATGTAAATACTTCGCCTTCAGCATCATCGTCATATGAGATACCCTTGATGTTGAATGCGCTATCAAGATAAACATAGAGAACACCAACATCCTTGTTCTTCTTTGGATTCTTTTCAATCTTCTCTAATGTCTTTTTGGCATCCTTCTTTGCTGAAGAAACATCTGAAGTGATGTCATCCCAGTACTCCTCTGCATCTGCATACTCAGATTCCTCATCTGACTGAATCTCTGCCTCAAGGAATGGCATAAGCATTTCCTTAAGATCATCATCTTCCTCGAATGCTTCTGCTAAATCATATGTAAGCTGAGCATCTGTCTTTGCGTCGATTGTAATAGCAAGCTCTGTGTATGTAGCCTTTACTCCGCTAGCCTTGATTTCCTTTTTGTCCTTTGTGATATCTGCGCCTGCAAGATCCTTCTTGATGATGCTTGCGTAGTTATCAGCTGTTGTGCTCATCTGAGCAGGTGTTGGATATGTCTCTGCGTATGTTGAAAGCTGTGTTGTGTAATCAGCGATTGCCTTAACAATTTCCTGCTTGTCAAAATCTGAGCCAGCAATGAATGATGCATCAGAAACGATTTCTGGGGCTGAGACGTAAGCCTCGCCTGCATTAGCATCAATAAGTGCCTGGAATGTAGTGATGTGTGTTCCATTGATGCTTGCATCTACATCAAGTCCTAATGACTTATCCTGAACATCCATAGCGATTGTTGCACCTGCACTATTAAACCAAGAAATATCAGCTGCAGTCATGCCCATTTCGTCAGCCAAAAGGCTCTTGATTTTGTCGCCAAGTGTAAAATCTACTGAAAGAGTCATATCACCATTTAAATCAGCGTATGATTCCTGGATGGAATTGTAGCTAACTTCATATTCCTCAACAAGGCTACCTGACTGATTGTCGATTGCTTTAGAAAGCATCTTTGCAGGGTTGTTGATGAATTTATATGCGAAGAATCCGCCTACTGCAAGAAGTGCAATTACAACCACTACAACAATAGCAATGATAATTCCTTTCTTGCCCTTTTTAGGAGCTGGAGCTTCCTCAGCAGGTGGAATTGGTGACCACTGTGGAGTAGGCTGCTCTACTGGAGCCTCTTCTGCTACTGGCTGCTCCTCAGCCTGGTCAGAAATCACTTCATCTACTGTAAGAACTTTTTCTTCTGTATTATCTTCTACTGGAGCCTCTTCGATTACTGGAGCTTCCCCTGTCTCAGATACCTCTTCTACAGGTTCTTCAGCCTGAGCCTCTTCTACTTGTGGCTCCTCTACCTCTGAAGCAGCCTCTACAACTGGCTCCTCTACAGGGGCTTCCTGTGGTGCTGGAGCTGCAGGCTGCTTAGCTGGAGTCCCACACTTTGGACAGAACTTTGCAGTTGCGCTAAGTTCAAATCCACATTTAGTACAAAACATAAATCTTCCTCCCTCTCACTTTGAGTGTCGCTTAATGGTATTAATTATATACCATAAAATTAAAAAAGCAATACCATAAATTAATAAACTTTTTAAATAATATAAATCATGGATGCTATATAAATAGTGGAATGTTGGGCAAAATCGCTGTAACATACGACCTTCTTTGAAGTCGATGAATACAGGGGAAAGTATTGCCGATGCCATGATAAGAATCGGTGTAACGATTCCAAGTCCCTTAATGCTGTGAATGATTTCTCTGATAAAAATAGCCACCACGATGACTACAAAATCATATGCAGCAATAGTCGCAATCTCTCTTCCCAAGGATGTGAACACACCTCCCCAGTACATGCCAACAAGTACCATTATTGTCGGAATAAAAATTATAACTAGATAGTAAAGCAAATCTCTGAGTATAAAGACCCTTGTCTTCCACCAGATAAACAAGCCATTTGCCTCATCCTCAAGATAATACATGGATGCAGCTATTCCACAAAGGAGAAGCCACAGCGCTAGGATTCCTCTTAGCGGCATCATCAGATAATTAGTATCTTCAGATGAATTGTCTGTGCCATCAACATAGCCCATCTCAAAGAGATTGCCATTAATCTCGTAATTATCATATGTTTCGATGATGTGGTTCAACTGATCCTCAGTTGGATTGTCATCGTACACATTTTTTGAAATGTAGTAAATAGCCATTTGTCTGGCAATCATAGGATAAACTCTGCTGGCGAGTACCTCCCTGCCAAGCATGTGTGTAAGACCACTTTCACGGATAACAATTTCTATCTTTGTTTTGGTCTTGCCCTTTGTAGCCATGTTATCCACAAGGGTATCCAAATCTTCTGGCACAATCCACCCTTCGGTGAGCTGCTGTGACTCCACATCCTTCACCACTGCATCTGCATCGTCATAAAACTTAAATAGCAGACTACCTGGATTGGATTCCAGATTCTCTTTCAGCCATTTGGAGCAGCTGTCATCACCTGGGATGTAGACGCCAATTGTCATGAGTCCCGATGGTGCAGCGCTCATAGCATTCAGCATAAGCACCATCAATGGAACTACCAAAAGCATGGCTATGTAACTTTTCTTTTTTAATAACCTTTTTAATAGTAGTAAGTATTTCATCCTTATTTCATCTTCTGTCTTCTTACAACCATTGCAATTCCAAGGAATGCCACGGTGTAAGCGCACATAATCCAAAAGTATAATCCTGTCTCATCGTCGGTAATCACACCGCCCATGTATGAAAATGCTACACCGGACGGAATGAACTCGCCAATTTTTTGAACGATTGCAGGGAAGAATGTCTTTGGATAGAAATATCCAGACACATATCCCATTCCAATGTAAAGCATAAATGCCACCAGAATTTTGTTGATGACACCTACCAGAATCTCAAAAATCATAAATCCTAATGCAGCAAACATGATGGATACTGGAAGCAATTTGCCTGCAATTTCTCCTAATGTCTTCATCAGATTTACATCTATCTCCACAGAATCCAGCACGCCAAAATGAATAGCAGCTGCCATCAATCCAAATATCACAGCCATGCAAATGATGTTGATGGTCAAAAATGGGATATACTCACCAAGCACCTGGGCCACAGCACCGATGCCCTTTGATTTCATGAACCGAATTCTTCCATCCTTTTGGCCAAGGAAAAATGAGATGGCACAGAATGAAAGCAGAAGCATGAAAAACAAAAGTATTCCAAGGAAATAATAGGCTGGTGTGGATAGACCATCTGAGAGGCCAAGCTCTGTGATTTCTGCCACATTGGTTCTGACGATTAGTGCCGAAATATATCGCATAAACAAATCGTTTATTTTCTCGGAGCGATAGTTTTTATCGAAGCCCTCTTCCTTCATCAGCTGCCTGAGGGTAAGGATACCTGTCTCGGAATAAATGATGATGTGGGTTGCAATAGATGAAATCTCATCCATCATCACATTTGAAATGCCCTTTTGACCTGATGTAGCATAGTATTTTAGCTTTGCATCATTTGTCATTGCATCAAGGGCATTGCTGAACTCCTCCGTAATTACGATATAGGCAGAAATATCAGCGTTTCTTAAAGCCTGCTTGGCAGCCTCTTCATCATCGTACTCTACCAGCTCAATCATGTATCGGCTCTCATCAAGGGTGCCTACCATGTAGATTCCAAGGCTTATCATTTCATCATCAGTGTCACCAACAACACCTAGCTTGTAGCGCTGCTGCTCTGATGCGTATGTGTCGCTATAAATGAGAGCATAACCTGCCACAGACAGCAAAAAAGCCACCACTAAAATCATTGCGAGTATTCCGGGTAGCAGTTTAAATATTCGTTTATATTGAATTAGCAAATAATCTTTAAACTTTACCATAACTCTATAATCTTCCTATCAAATGAGGAATGTCCCCGTCGTACTTGTAAGGCACAAGCTTGCCTTCCTTAAGGATGAAGCATTTGTCGCAAAGCTCTATCTCCTGCACCTCGTGTGTTGCAATAATCAAAGAACCTCCCTGGCGTTTGAACTGCTCAAAGTATGTGTAGATTCTCTCCTTGCACACCAAATCAAGAGCCGCTGTTGGCTCATCCAAAAGCATAAGCTTTGGGTTTGAATTGATAGCACAACCGATAGTGAGACGCTTCTTCATGCCGCCTGACATTTGATTTACAGGAACCTTGATGAACTGGTCGATTCCAAGCATCGCAAGAAAGCCGTCCTGAAGCTCCTTCTTCAATTTGTCAGGTTTGTACCACATGCGCAGATTGTCCCAGGCAGTAAGCTCTGTAATCAGAGGTGTCTCCTGTGGAACGTATGCCACAAGCTCATTTCTTAATTTTGTATTTTTCAGCAAATCCTTGCCATCGATATTGAAAAAGCCAGAATTAGGCTTTTGAAGTCCCGCTAGAATTGTAAGAAGTGTAGATTTTCCACTACCATTCTCCCCGAGGATTCCCACAATCTCGCCAGGCTCTACCGTAAAGTCGATACCTGTCAAGACTGTGTGTTTCCCATATTTCTTTTTAACATTTTTTATTTCAATCATTACTCAAATAGCCCCTTGTAATTGTAGGTTGTGTAAAAATCAAGCTCTACATTAATGTATTCCTCGTAGTTGTCCTTTGTCAGTTCATCTGTTCCAGAATACATCCAACCTAAAATCTGCGAATTAATCCAATCACCATGATGACACTCATCACTGTAATTGTCCAGATTTGTTGTAACATCAAACTCATTGTTGAATGAGTACAGATGGATATTATCGCACTCAAGCATAAGCTCGATTGCATATTTCTCCGCTGCTATCCATCTTTGAACTGTTCCAAGCTCATTTTGTGAGCCCCACCATGCGATGGAGTATGGTGTGAAATAATAGTAAAACTGAATGTCAGGATTGTCCTTTGCAAGCTGAACAACATTCTGTGTGATGTTTTCCTCAACCTGCTGCTTTACCTCATCAACAAATGGCTCTCTAGAGGTTGGCTCCGCAAATTCGGTTCTATCTCCCAAAACTACATCAGCTCCAAACTCCGCTGTGTCCATCCAGTTGGCATAATCATCGAAGCTAGTGATGCCGGCTTCCTTTCCGGCTGCTGCATCTGCAAGCATTGGGATTGCGATGTCGAATAATACTTCTTTATTGAAGAAATAGTTTACGTCATTGAAGATGTTATCGTCGTAAAGATAATCTGGATAATCTCCCAAATCATCACGAATTCTATTTGCATCATCCATGATGTAGGAATAATCCAGAGGACGAATTACAAGCTTAAGGTCTGGATTCACTTCAATGGCATTTGCAATATTGTCGTTAAGCTCCTTGTAAGTGCCACCAGCAAATGTGGTCTTAATTGAATTTACTCCAAACAATTCATCAACTTCGCTAGTCTTGTAATTTTCCGCCATAGATGTGCCTATCACCATAGCATCATAATCGAAGTGCTTGATAATTCCATCGTTTTGGCTTCGTTCATTATTCAATTCGTAATAAAGGCCTGAAAGTGGTCCGTGATAATGGAAGTATGGATCTACCACAATAATCACACTGGCAAATCCCACCAACAGTATCATCAACACCGCAAGCATAGCGGCCATCCATCTTTTACTACTTTTAAACATATATAATCCTAAAAATTAAAATATAAAAATGTGCTGATTCCGCTAAGTGAGAAGATACTGAGGGCAATCAAAAATGCTGTCCAAAGCATAGTGCTTATCTTTAGCTGGAACACCTGCATCTTTTGTTTTGAATTCTTTGCTCCAAGCACAATGAACAGTGCAAGGAAATAATAGATTCCAACATATATAAATGGAAGTGAATTTGTAAGCGCTGTTCCATCCAGGAAGTATTTCAACACTGGTGTCTGGAATGCGCTAAGGATGTTCACATCGATGTTGGTGAAATCTACATATAAAATCTGCTTTATAAACTCGATTGCATCGCCGATTGTATCTGCTCTGAAAAAGATAAGTGACATAGCAAAGAATACCTGTGTCAGCATCCATCCAAGGGCAGGGTGCATTTCATCGAAGGTCTTTTTGTTCATGCGAGTGATGATAACAAAGATACCGTTTAGCACAGACCAAACTACAAAGGTCCACTGGGCACCATGCCAGAATCCACTGAGCAAGAATACTATGAAAAGATTGAAGCATGTTCTTACATTTCCACGGCGATTTCCACCGAGAGGGATGTACACGTATTTGGTAAAGAATCTGCCAAGTGTGACATGCCAATGATTCCAAAAGCTTGCAATGTTGAGCGTCTTGTATGGGCTATCAAAGTTTACCGGCAAATCTATATTGAGCATCTTTGCAAGACCTGTTGCCATGTCGCAATATCCGCTGAAATCAAAGTACAGCTGGAAGTAATATGCAATCATCACAAGGATTGCGTTGGTAGCTTTCAGATCTGCCACCTGAGTGTAGCCCCAGTTTACAGCAACGCCAAACACATCTGCTATTAATATCTTTTTACCAAGGCCCATGGCAAACATGTAGAAGCCCTTTGCCATGTTGTCCCAATCCACAGTCTTTTTACTTGGATTTAATAGCTGAGGAATCATCTCATCATGGGTAACGATTGGGCCGGCAACCAGCTGTGGGAAGAAGGTGACGTAGCAAGCATATGTAAGGAAATCGTACTTAGGCACCTGTCCTCTGTAAGTATCCACGATAAATGAAATCTGCTGGAATGTGAAAAAGCTGATTCCAAGAGGAAGAGCAATATTCATAAATGGCCAGTCGGTTTTAAATATCGTATTTACGTTATCGATGAAGAAATCCATGTACTTGAAATAAAAGATTATCCCAAGGTTCACTGCCACACCGAGTATCATAACCGGCTTGCAGGATTTCAAATATCCAACACTATCTATAGTAACTGAATCCAACTCTGAATTCATTGTAGTCGCTTCAAGTATGGCACCGTTTTGCAATCTCTTCATCCACAGGTAAAACAGATAATTTACGATTACGCTGGAAATGATAATTAGCAGGTAACCCGGATTGAAATATCCATAGAACCACAGGGACATTCCAAGCAGAAAAACAAGACCAAGCTTGTATCGCTTAGTCTTATTAAGTAAAAAATATCCTAGTATGCAAATTGGTAAAAAAACAAAAATAAAAATATAAGAATTAAATAACATCTACTTCTAACTCCGCAAGTAACGGATACAAGCGCCCTAGTTTTTTGATGTAGGTTACGGATACAAGCCTTGGTATTGCTTCGTTCCGAGATTGGTCACTTCAGCAACACCAAGAGCTTGTCTCCTACCTACATTCTTGACACTGAGAGCTTGTTAACTACCTGCTCATCTAAATATTATATTTTTTATTAACCACGGTTAGTGGAGAGCCTGGGCGATATCTGCAATGAGGTCTTCGCTGTCCTCGAGGCCGCAAGATACGCGGATAAGGCCTGCTGGGATGCCAGCTGCCTCAAGCTGCTCATCTGTCATCTGACGATGTGTAGATGTAGCTGGGTTTAAGCAGCAGCTTCTAGCATCAGCAACGTGTGTCTCGATAGCGATGAGCTTGAGCTTCTTCATGAATGATTCTGCTGCAGCTCTGCCTCCGTTGAGCTCGAATGAAACTACACCACATCCTCCGTTTGGAAGATACTTCTGAGCCATCTCGTAGTACTCATCTCCCTCAAGGTTTGGATAAGTAACCTTCTTTACCTCTGGGCAAGACTGAAGGAATTTTGCAACGGCAAGTCCGTTTTCAGCATGGCGAGGCATACGAACGTGAAGCGACTCCAATCCAAGGTTGAGGATGAATGCATTCTGTGGAGACTGGATGCTTCCAAGGTCACGCATAATCTGTGCTGTAGCCTTTGTGATGAAAGCTCCCTCTTTACCAAACTTCTCTGCGTATGTGATTCCGTGGTAGCTGTCATCTGGAGTGCAAAGTCCTGGGAACTTATCAGCATAAGCCATCCAATCAAACTTTCCTGAATCTACGATACATCCACCAACGCCTGCGCCGTGGCCATCCATATATTTTGTAGTTGAGTGTGTAACGATATCTGCGCCCCACTCGATTGGACGGCAGTTTACTGGTGTTGGGAATGTGTTATCAACAATAAGTGGTACGCCATGAGCGTGTGCCACCTTTGCAAATTTTTCTATATCTAAAACTGTAAGGGCTGGGTTTGCGATGGTCTCGCCAAACATTGCGCGTGTGTTATCCTGGAATGCTGCATTCAACTCTTCCTCTGATGCATTTGGTGAAACGAATGTAACATCAACACCCATCTTCTTCATTGTAACAGCGATAAGGTTGAATGTTCCACCATAGATTGATGAAGATGCAACGATATGACTGCCGCACTCGCATACGTTGAATAATGCGTAGAAATTGGCTGCCTGTCCGCTGGATGTAAGCATTGCAGCTGTACCACCTTCAAGTGCTGCGATTTTTGCAGCCACGTAGTCGTTTGTAGGATTCTGAAGTCTTGTATAGAAATAGCCTGATGCCTCAAGGTCAAAAAGCTTTCCCATATCCTCACTAGTGTCATACTTGAAAGTTGTAGATTGTACAATTGGAATCTGTCTTGGCTCACCATTTCCTGGTGTATAACCTGCCTGCACACATCTAGTTCCAATTCCCTGCTTATTCATGTCTTGCCCTCCTGAAATACTAAAAATAGGTGTGTAGTGAAATAATTATAATCACTACACACCCATAAACTTTACCATATTAAAGCGGCATTTTAAATATTAATTCTATCTAATTATTTCATCATAACGGGCTGAAACCTTGGACCAGTCAAGCACTTCCCAAAATGCTTTGATGTAATCTGGACGCAGATTCTTATACTTAAGATAGTAAGCATGCTCCCAAACATCAAGAGCAAGTATAGGCGTCCAGCCTTTGCCCTCTGATAATGGATTGTCCTGATTCAAAGAGTTTGATGCATGAAGCTCTCCTGCAGAATCAACTGAAAGGAAAGCCCAACCTGAACCAAACTGAGCTGCTGCAAGCTTCGACAGTTCGTCTTTGCATGCTTCAACACTTCCAAATGCTTTATTAATTGCATCAGCAAGCTTACCTGCTGGCTCCTTTACAGCATTAGGAGAAAACATTTCAAAATAAAGATTATGATTATAATATCCACCACCTTGATTTCTGATACCTTTGCGCAAAGTCTCATCGGAAATCTTATCTAAGTTTGCAAGAACTTCTGCTGCTGGCTTGTCCGCCACACCAGCTTTAGCTGCAAGATCATTGAAATTGTTTGTATAGGTTGCATGATGCTTGCCATGATGAGTCTCAATTGTGAGCTTATCAATATATGGCTCCAAAGCATCTGTTGCATAAGGCAATTTGATTTGTTCGTACATGTGTATTCTCCTTTCGTTTTCAGCTGGTCTCCGCCAGTTCCTTTGGATTTGTATACACATTTTAACATATTGCCTACGCAATTATAATCAAATCTATGTAAAAAGTTTCTATAGTTTAGCTTGCTTTAGGCTCGCCATATTCTCTGACCATCGAATTAAAAACTACAACCCATTGCTTACCAAATTTATGAACATCAATACCTTCTATTAATTTTCCATATATTATAGCTCGTCTAAGAGTACTTTCGTTGAGCCCCCACATTTCTGTAGCCTCTCGCATAGACATTAAACCATCAAATGGAGAATCTATCTTCTTACCATTATCCCATAATTCATCACAGGACAAATCTAAATCATCATTCCAGATAATTCCATATCCACCAACATCAACTGATACTGATTCAAATAAAGAACTATCCTCCATTAGTTGGTTAAAAGCTGGTATTGTCTCTGCTAAATCTTTAATACTATATTCCTTTGTCTGACCTTCAACAAAATGAACTTGTAATTTATAATCAGGCATCGCCTTTACATCTTTTATCTTATGAAACATATTTACCTCCTATTCAAGTGGTGGCAATTCACCTTCTAATAATTCATATGTTCTAAGATCAATAGCTGCAATATCTTCACCATATATGGCATGAAGATGGGGTGGATTGTGTTCACTAGAACGAAAATACATTCTTATCACAATACCATTAAATCTTGAAATAACTGGCATAACATTACTCCTCAATAGAATAATATCACGTTATCGTGATGTGAGCAAGAAAATAGTTCCATAATCCGCTCCAAAAGTATTGAATTAATCATATTCAAAGATTTAATACCTGAAATGCTATATTTCCAACACATTTTGGGCTTCAAAAGTATTAAATCAAGATATTTTTTCATTTTAATACGCAACCCCTCCATTTTAATCGTCATTTTTAACAGCATGATAATTATCATAGTATTAAAAATCAAAATCATTTGATTTCACTACTTTTAAAGCTCTAATTCCATCAAAAATCACTGATTTCACGTATTAAAAAATGAAATCTCCTCATTTCAATACTTTTCATTTTTCGCCAAGTATTATTATTAAACATCCCGCCAATTCAATACTTCACACTCCAGCCCTCCACAAACAAACAGCCCTCGCCAAACACAGCGCTCACTCAGCCTTACATTAACCCTGTAGCTTTGCCACAGCCCCAGTTTTTAAGCCTGCTTGACTAACATTTATCTGCCAAAAGTAAAGAAAACATCCTTCCTTGTATCAAATAAGACACAAAGAAGGATGTTTTTATTTTAGTAATCTAGGCTATTTTAATAGTTATCAGCTAAGTTATCAAATCCCATCACCGACTTCTACAGTGGTTTACTCTTCTGAAGGTACATCAACTCCCTCAAACTCTGTAACGTATTCATAATTATTAGCATCATTTGATATACCTACTGTTACATCGATAGTATCACCATTATCCACTATATTTAGGCCTATATCATATACTGTAGATGTTGTTCCCAAAGCATCTATATAAGTTGTTCCCGTGTGCGTTCCAGTAGCTTCCTCACTACCCATGGTATTAACTATTGTCTCAGTAAACTCATATGCACCAGTACCCTCTCTATTAGTAGGAAAAATAATTTCATTTCCTTTTCTTAAGTGAGCACTTGTCCCAATTCCACTATCAGGCACTCCTGTAATAGTATTTCCATTACTTGTTAACTCAGAAATCTCTGCGGCATTATCAAATAGCTGAACATCCACGGTCATTACTATATTATCTACAAGATTTTCAGGTGCTTCATATCCCGGTGTAGAATATACTAGTGTAGCATCCGCCATACTGCCATATCCGTCGTATGCACCATATCCTACAGTTCCTTGTACAATATAAAGAGAATACATCTTATACGAATCGCCTTCACCAACAGAGATTGTTCCAACCTTTGTTAATCCTGCCATCATAGAAGATTGACTTTCAGGGACCGCTATAACCGCATAGCCTTCCCCTGCTGCTGCCTTTTCAGCTGCTGCAACAACTCCTTGAATTCTTCTTGCATCTTTTACACCAAACTGCTTACACATATTGTAAACATAAGGTGTAATAACAATTGATTCATCAGCAAGAGATGTAACTGTAATATTGTTATTGGCACATGCCTCTAATGTGGTAATATTAAAGCCATTATCTTTTCCTATAGTGAGATAATGCTCATAATATTTGAAAATATCATTTCCGTACAAAGCCTTTAATTCTGGATATGCACTTGCATATGCAGATGGGTTGAAATCTTTCCAGCCTTCACGGCCTTCAAAAATTCCACATGTTACAAAGTGTGCAAAGAGAGCTTCATCATCATCTAATATGTCTTCTGGAAGCTCCAAATTATTCACTCTATAATAATCAACATCAAACAATTCTCTAATTAATGCGATTTGCTCCGCTGTCAATGTTTGATAGCTAACAGTTGCTGAATCTGTAGCTTGTGTAAGTCCTTCTGCGTTTGCCACAATTGTAGGACCTGTCCATGATGCCACCATTGCTGCTGCCAACATGAATGCTAATACCTTTTTTCTTCTCATATAAAACCTCCTCAAATGAATGTAAATTCATTATCCTCCCACAGGAGACAATATACATTTTCTTCATTGTCTGACTAATT
It contains:
- a CDS encoding AraC family transcriptional regulator, which encodes MININDYQSIHEVTSHFDYNIPYNTYPCTIPLDFDSVPLHWHEDAEFIYIKKGAGIIIIDGNENTVAAGDIAFILPGKVHGIYQLSDNSMEYENIIFDSKMFASNLDEFYDRFLKPFFENTVDIPQVFRPGVTGYESIKKYLDSNDNISSHREGAWGLAIKGNLYLLLFNLVTLYEDKIDTKNKKKIDKLKPVIKYVELNYGNQITVAEMADLAGFSESHFMRFFKEAFGVSFITYLNDYRLSMASRLLLESEETILTISQQVGFENLSHFNRQFKRKYNKTPREYKKA
- a CDS encoding zinc ribbon domain-containing protein, producing the protein MFCTKCGFELSATAKFCPKCGTPAKQPAAPAPQEAPVEEPVVEAASEVEEPQVEEAQAEEPVEEVSETGEAPVIEEAPVEDNTEEKVLTVDEVISDQAEEQPVAEEAPVEQPTPQWSPIPPAEEAPAPKKGKKGIIIAIVVVVVIALLAVGGFFAYKFINNPAKMLSKAIDNQSGSLVEEYEVSYNSIQESYADLNGDMTLSVDFTLGDKIKSLLADEMGMTAADISWFNSAGATIAMDVQDKSLGLDVDASINGTHITTFQALIDANAGEAYVSAPEIVSDASFIAGSDFDKQEIVKAIADYTTQLSTYAETYPTPAQMSTTADNYASIIKKDLAGADITKDKKEIKASGVKATYTELAITIDAKTDAQLTYDLAEAFEEDDDLKEMLMPFLEAEIQSDEESEYADAEEYWDDITSDVSSAKKDAKKTLEKIEKNPKKNKDVGVLYVYLDSAFNIKGISYDDDAEGEVFTLYMPEDGADSGLKLKIVNTEGEALTIDGKGTSQDEFLNGTYTVALDDEEYFTVEVKNFDQKTYSKTRGVNAEFLVTLGEGMTESIYEDDMQFLALAQYDFVVQTEGTTGKIDMNVMADNDSLLQVNLSYSMEDVPDMAKAGTVYDLENMDGEEMIDLLKIVDLSSTVSNLEAAKVPSEYVEVLKTISETLKSGDDEAIYSLVLGLYGYDSYYDDSYYYDDYYDDYYDYDDYYYEDEAYDSYGWY
- a CDS encoding ABC transporter permease, with amino-acid sequence MKYLLLLKRLLKKKSYIAMLLVVPLMVLMLNAMSAAPSGLMTIGVYIPGDDSCSKWLKENLESNPGSLLFKFYDDADAVVKDVESQQLTEGWIVPEDLDTLVDNMATKGKTKTKIEIVIRESGLTHMLGREVLASRVYPMIARQMAIYYISKNVYDDNPTEDQLNHIIETYDNYEINGNLFEMGYVDGTDNSSEDTNYLMMPLRGILALWLLLCGIAASMYYLEDEANGLFIWWKTRVFILRDLLYYLVIIFIPTIMVLVGMYWGGVFTSLGREIATIAAYDFVVIVVAIFIREIIHSIKGLGIVTPILIMASAILSPVFIDFKEGRMLQRFCPTFHYLYSIHDLYYLKSLLIYGIAFLILWYIINTIKRHSK
- a CDS encoding ABC transporter permease, with translation MVKFKDYLLIQYKRIFKLLPGILAMILVVAFLLSVAGYALIYSDTYASEQQRYKLGVVGDTDDEMISLGIYMVGTLDESRYMIELVEYDDEEAAKQALRNADISAYIVITEEFSNALDAMTNDAKLKYYATSGQKGISNVMMDEISSIATHIIIYSETGILTLRQLMKEEGFDKNYRSEKINDLFMRYISALIVRTNVAEITELGLSDGLSTPAYYFLGILLFFMLLLSFCAISFFLGQKDGRIRFMKSKGIGAVAQVLGEYIPFLTINIICMAVIFGLMAAAIHFGVLDSVEIDVNLMKTLGEIAGKLLPVSIMFAALGFMIFEILVGVINKILVAFMLYIGMGYVSGYFYPKTFFPAIVQKIGEFIPSGVAFSYMGGVITDDETGLYFWIMCAYTVAFLGIAMVVRRQKMK
- the ccmA gene encoding heme ABC exporter ATP-binding protein CcmA gives rise to the protein MIEIKNVKKKYGKHTVLTGIDFTVEPGEIVGILGENGSGKSTLLTILAGLQKPNSGFFNIDGKDLLKNTKLRNELVAYVPQETPLITELTAWDNLRMWYKPDKLKKELQDGFLAMLGIDQFIKVPVNQMSGGMKKRLTIGCAINSNPKLMLLDEPTAALDLVCKERIYTYFEQFKRQGGSLIIATHEVQEIELCDKCFILKEGKLVPYKYDGDIPHLIGRL